DNA from Rhizobacter sp. J219:
CGCCAATGCCAAGCCCACCAAGAGCCAGCTCATCGCCCGTGCGATGAGCGAGAAGGCGGTGAGCAGTGGCAAGGTGACTGCGGCGACGATGGCCCAGTCGGTCTTCGATGCGGTGGCCGAGGGTCGCTTCTACATCTTCAGCCATCCGCATGCGCTGGGTGGCGTGCAGACGCGCCTGGAAGACGTGATGCAGCAGCGCAACCCGACCGACCCGTTTGCGGCCAAGCCCGAACTGGGCCAGCAGCTGAAGGCCGCCCTGCGCGCGGCTGACTGAACGACGCGAGGAGGCACGGCGGGCATCACGGTCCCGCCGACAATGCCTCCATGAATGCACCTTCTCGAACGCCGCACATCGCCATCGTGGGCGGTGGACCCGCCGGCCTCATGGCCGCTGAAGTGGCCGTGCAGGGGGGTGCGCAGGTCGACGTCTACGACGGCATGCCGTCTGTCGGCCGCAAGTTCCTGCTGGCCGGCAAGGGCGGGCTCAACCTCACGCACAGCGAGACCCTGGAGCGATTTCTCGATCGCTATGGCCCGCAGCGGTCGCGGCTCGACGGGTGGCTGCGCGCATTCGGGCCCGAGCAGCTGCGCGCGTGGACGCAGGGGCTTGGCGTCGACACTTTCGTCGGCTCGTCGGGCCGTGTGTTCCCGACCGACATGAAGGCCGCGCCGCTGCTGCGCGCCTGGTTGCAGCGCCTGCGTTCGGCCGGGGTGCGCTTTCACATGCGTCACCGTTGTCGTGGGCTGAGCGCGGTGGGCGATCGGTGGATGCTGCAGTTCGACACGCCCGAGGGCACGCGGGCAGTCGAAGGCGATGCGGTGGTGCTGGGGCTGGGCGGTGCGAGTTGGGCGAGGCTCGGCTCCGACGGCGCCTGGGCCGGTTGGCTGCTGTCCCCCGACGAACTCGCACCCCTGCGCCCGGCCAACTGCGGCTTCGATGTCGGCTGGTCGGCCCATCTGCAGGAGCGCCATGCGGGGCAACCTTTGAAGTCGGTGCGCCTGTCGTTCCAACCGTCGGCAGGGCCGGCCTTCAGCCAGGTGGGCGAATGCGTGGTCACGCAAACCGGCCTGGAAGGCAGCCTGGTGTATGCCGCGTCGGCCTTGCTGCGCGATGAGATCGAGGCCCACGGCCAGGCCGTCATGCACCTCGACCTGCTGCCCGCGCGCAGCCTCGACTGGGTGCGCGACGAGCTGGCGCACCCACGTGGTCCACGTTCGCTGTCGACCCACCTCAAGAGCCGGCTCGGGCTGCATGGCGTCAAGGCTGCTTTGCTCTACGAACTGCTGTCGAAGGACGAGATGGCCGATGCCGGGCGGCTCGCGCACGCCATCAAGTCTCTGCCCGTGCGTCTGGTGGCGGCGCGGCCGGTGAATGAAGCGATCAGCACGGCTGGCGGTGTGCGCTTCGAGGCGCTTGACGACCGGCTGATGCTGGCAAGCCACCCCGGCGTGTTCTGTGCCGGCGAAATGCTCGACTGGGAGGCTCCGACCGGCGGCTATCTGCTGACCGCCTGCATGGCCACAGGGCGCGCGGTCGGAGCCGGCGCCCTGGAGTGGCTGGCACGCGGCGCGTCTCCCGACGGCACGCGTGCGTTGGCCTGATCAGCTCAGTACGGGCAGTTGTTGCGAGCGGCGGCAATGCGCAAGGTGTTGGCCACCTGCTGTTGATGGGGGGCGCCGCACAGGAACGGGCTGTAGCGGGTGTCGTTGTCGACGAAGCGCTTGAACCACGAGATCATGTACTTGCCGACCAGGCCGTACTCGCCGCTGTCCTGCGGGAAGAAGTGGTCTTCGTTGTTGAAACCAGGTAGCCCTTGGGCGTGCTCGACGGGATGCTGTTGTAGAACGGGATCGAGTGCGTAGAGACGCTCGCAACCGAATCACCATCGGCGCCGATGATCAGCGTCGGGGCACGCACCGTGGAGAAATTCTTGGTGGAGTGCCACGGGGCCAGCGGCACGGCGGCCTTCAGCTGCGGGTAATCGCGCACGGCGGCCAGGCTGCCGCCGCCGCCCATCGAGTGGCCTGCGACGGCCATGCGCGACGAGTCGACCTTGCCGTAGAGCACGTTGGTGCGGCTGCTGGCGTTGCTCACCACCTTGTCGAGCGCGGCCTTGAGCTGGCGTGCGCGGCTGTCGGGCTGGTCAGAGGTGGAGTTGGTGTCGATCGTGATGACGACGAAGCCATGCGAGGCGAGGCGGCTGCCGATCCAGCTGATCGACGACTGGTAGGCGGTGAAGCCGGGCGACACGGCGATCACGCCGTAGCTGCCGGTGGCGGTCGGGTAGTAGATGGTGCCGCCACCGAACCCGCTGGCGCTCAGGCGCGACACGGTGGTGGTGCGGATGGCGAAGGAGCCGTCGCGCTCCAGCGTGGCCACCGTGGGGTCCGGGCCCTTCTGGTACTGGGCGTTGGCGACGCCGGCGCACAGGACGGCGGCCGCGAGGACGGAGGCCTTGGCGATGTGCGCAAAGTGGCGCAGGACAGGGTTGGAAGCTAGTTGCATGTTGTCTCCTGGTTTTGGACTGACGCCGGTGACCGATCGCAGGTGCACGACCTTTCAATCTCGACGTCCAGATAGTGCACTAGCGTGCTATTTAACGTTTCATCGGTTTCCCTGACGAAACGGGCCCCGATTTGTACGAGGTTGCTAAACGGATTCGCCGGCAAAAAAGCAGGGCGCGCGGCCGAAGCCGGGCGCCCTGTCGTGCGTGCGGCTGGCGTGTCTCTGGTGACCCGCCAGCGTGCAGCGGTCAGGTCAGTACGGGCAGTTCTCGCGGTAGTCCGAGAACGGGCCGAAGTAGCCGAGGTCCGCCTGGTGTTGAGCACCGCAGAGGAACGGGCTGTAGCGCGTGTCGTTGTCCATGAAGCGCTTGAACCACGAGATCATGTAGCGGCCCACGATGGGGTAGTTCGACGACAGCTGCGGGAAGAAGTGGCCCTCGCCGTTGAAGCTCGGCGTAGGCCTTGGACGTGGTCGACGGCAGGCTGGTGTAGAACGGGATCGAGTGCGACCCCACCCCGGCGATGGCGTCGTTTTCCGCGCCGATGATCAGCGTCGGGACGCGCACGGTGCGCCAGCTCTTGGTGGTGTGCCACGGGGCGAGCGGCACGGCGGCCTTGTACGACGGGTTGTCGCGCGCTGCGGCCAGCGTGCCGCCACCGCCCATCGAGTGACCGGCCACGCCGAGGCGGCTGGAGTCGACCTTGTTGTAGACGCCGCTGGTGCTGCGGCGGCTTTGCGCGACCACGTAGTCGAGCGCAGCCTTCAGCTGGCGGCCGCGGCTGTCGGGCTGGTCGGACGTGGTGATGGTGTCGATGGTGATGACCACGAAGCCGTGCGAGGCGAGGCGGGTGCCGATCCAGCTGATCGACGACTCATAGGCCGTGAAGCCGGGCGAGACGGCGATCGCGCCATAGGTGCCTGAGGCGGTGGGGTAATGGATCGTGCCGCCGCCGAAACCGCTGGCCGCGGTGCGCGACACGGTCTGGGTACGCACGGTGAACGGGCCGGTGCGTTCCAGTGCCGAGGTCGTCGGGTCCGGGCCCTTCTGGTATTGGGCGTTGGCGATGCCGCCCAGCAGGACGGTGGCAGCCAGGACGGAGGCCTTGGCGAATTGCGCGAGATGGCGCAGCGTGGGTGTCAATGCAAGTTGCATGGTGTCTCCTGGTTAGAACTGATGCCGATGGGACGAGCTGTTTCTGTACGACTGTTCTAAATCGGCTTGCGGATGGTGCACGATAGTGCTTTTAAACGTTTCATCGATTTCCCTGATCCGAGATTTGCCGGCATATGTGAGCCTTTTGCCGCAAGATGCTGCAACTGAGGGTTCGATAGTTTTGAGTTGGAAGGTTTTCTGAATGACTGTGCAAATCAACAATGCGCCCCTCTGGCGGCGGCCTCTTGCCTGGGGTGTGACGGCGCTTGTCCTGGTGGTGGCGGTCGCCGGGGGCGCCTGGTACTCGAGCGAGCACGGTTTGGCACCAGTTGCTGAATCGGTTCACGGGAACGGTTCAAGCGCGAAACGAAGTTCTCACGGGGGAACGAGCCCTTCCGCGGCCTCCGGCGCGGGGGGCTGGCGCGCTGGTGGAGGTCGATGTCCTTGGTTCGCGCATGGATGTTTCGCGCCTGTTCCAGCTCGGGTTTGGCGGCGGCTTGACCGTGGACAGCGACACCCGGGCGACGCTCGACACCTTGATGCTTCAGATGTCGGACCCACCCACGCCACAAGAGACGGAGAAGCTCGAATACACATTGCGCCAGGGCTTGCCGAAGGAGGAAGCCGAGAAGGCGCTGAAGCTGCTGCAGGGCTATCGCAGCTACCAGTCCGACCTGCGCACCGAGGGCGCGCAACTGGGCATCCCCGAGACGCAGCAAAGCGTCGACGCCTACTTTGCGGAGGTGAGCCGCATCCAGCGGCGGCATTTCGATGACGCCACGGCCTCGGCGCTTTTCGGCCACGACATGCGCAACGCCCGCGCCGTGATGATGGCCGCGGTGATCGACCAGAACCCGAACCTGAGCCTGGCGGAGAAAAAGGCGCACATCGACGCATTGCGTGCCGAGCTGCCCGCCGATCAACGCGGCATCGTTCCCGAACCGACAGCAGGGGCAGCGTCCGAGGCGAATTGACCGTGTGGCACACTTCGCCGCTTTCGTTTTCCGTCCCTCTGCGGACAGCTGTACTTGAACAAGATTCTTCTGCAGTTGGCCAGCGAACTGAAGGTTCGCCCGGCCCAAGTGAACGCCGCGGTGGAGCTGCTCGACGGAGGCGCCACCGTTCCCTTCATCGCCCGCTACCGCAAAGAAGCCACCGATGGCCTCGACGACACCCAGTTGCGCGACTTGGAGGCCCGCCTGGGCTATCTGCGCGAGCTGGAAGAGCGCCGTGCCGCGGTGCTCAAGAGCATCGACGAACAAGGCAAGCTGACGCCTGAATTGCGTGCGGCTGTGGAAGCCGCACCGACCAAGCAGGAGCTGGAAGACCTCTACCTGCCCTACAAGCCCAAGCGCCGCACCAAGGGCATGATCGCCCGCGAAGCCGGCCTGGAGCCGCTGGCCGACAGGCTCTTTGCCGACCCCTCGCTCGACCCGGCCGCCGAGGCGGCGTCTTTCGTCAACGCCGAGGCGGGTTTCGCCGATGCGTTTGCGGTCCTTGACGGCGTGCGTGACCTGCTCAGCGAGCGCTGGGCTGAAGACGCCACCTTGGTGGGCAAGCTGCGCGAGTGGCTGTGGGAGGAAGGCCTGCTCAAGTCCAAGCTGATGGACGGCAAGGACGAAAACAACGCCGATGTGGCCAAGTTCCGCGACTACTTCGACTACGACGAACCGATCGGTCGGGTGCCGTCCCACCGGGCGCTGGCGGTGTTCCGTGGGCGCACGCTCGAGTTTCTCGATGCCAAGCTTGTGGTCGACGAAGAAGTCGTTCCCGGCCAGCCCACGCTCGCCGAAGGCCGCATCGCCCGCCATCTGGGCTGGAGCCATGCCAAGCGGCCGGCCGACGACCTGATCCGCAAGACCATCGCCTGGACCTGGAAGGTCAAGCTGAGCCTGAGCCTGGAGCGCGATCTCTTCAGCCGCCTGCGCGAAGAGGCCGAGAAGGTGGCGATCAAGGTTTTCGCCGAAAACCTGCGCGACCTGCTGCTCGCCGCACCCGCCGGCCCGCGCGTGGTGATGGGCCTCGACCCCGGCATCCGCACCGGCGTGAAGGTGGCCGTCGTCGACTCGACCGGCAAGGTGCTCGACACCTCGACCGTCTACCCGCACGAGCCGCGCAAGGACTGGGACGGTTCCATCCACACGCTCGGCCGCCTGTGCGCGACGCACGGTGTGAACCTGATCGCCATCGGCAACGGCACTGCCAGCCGCGAGACCGACAAGCTGGCGTCCGACCTCATCAAGCGCATCCAGCAGCTCGCCCCGGGCACCCACATCGAAAAAGTGGTGGTGAGCGAGGCGGGTGCGTCGGTGTATTCAGCCAGCGAGTTCGCGAGCAAGGAGTTGCCCGAGCTGGATGTGAGCCTGCGCGGCGCGGTGAGCATCGCCCGCCGCCTGCAGGACCCGTTGGCCGAACTGGTGAAGATCGAGCCCAAGAGTATCGGCGTCGGCCAGTACCAGCACGACGTGAACCAGGGCGAGCTGGCAAAGAGCCTCGATGCGGTCGTCGAGGACTGCGTGAACTCCGTGGGTGTGGACCTCAATACCGCCTCGGCGCCGCTGCTCGCTCGTGTGTCGGGCCTGAGCGCCGCGGTGGCCAACAGCATCGTGCGCTGGCGTGATGCCAATGGCGCGTTCAAGAACCGCCAGCAATTGCTCGACGTGAGCGGACTCGGGGCCAAGACCTTCGAGCAGAGCGCAGGCTTCCTTCGCATCAGCGGGGGTGACAACCCGCTCGACCGGTCGGGGGTGCACCCGGAGACCTATCCGGTCGTCGAAAAGATCCTCGCCAAGGTCAGCAAGCCGCTGACCGAGGTGATGGGGCGCAGCGATGTGATCCGTGCTCTCAAGCCCGAGGCCTTCGCCGACGAGAAATTCGGAGCTATTACCGTCAAGGACATCCTGGCGGAGCTTGAAAAGCCCGGCCGCGACCCGCGCCCTGATTTCAAGGTGGCTCGCTTCAACGACGGCGTCGAGGACATCAAGGACCTGCAACCCGGCATGACGCTTGAGGGCACGGTGAGCAACGTTGCCCAGTT
Protein-coding regions in this window:
- a CDS encoding Tex family protein; the protein is MNKILLQLASELKVRPAQVNAAVELLDGGATVPFIARYRKEATDGLDDTQLRDLEARLGYLRELEERRAAVLKSIDEQGKLTPELRAAVEAAPTKQELEDLYLPYKPKRRTKGMIAREAGLEPLADRLFADPSLDPAAEAASFVNAEAGFADAFAVLDGVRDLLSERWAEDATLVGKLREWLWEEGLLKSKLMDGKDENNADVAKFRDYFDYDEPIGRVPSHRALAVFRGRTLEFLDAKLVVDEEVVPGQPTLAEGRIARHLGWSHAKRPADDLIRKTIAWTWKVKLSLSLERDLFSRLREEAEKVAIKVFAENLRDLLLAAPAGPRVVMGLDPGIRTGVKVAVVDSTGKVLDTSTVYPHEPRKDWDGSIHTLGRLCATHGVNLIAIGNGTASRETDKLASDLIKRIQQLAPGTHIEKVVVSEAGASVYSASEFASKELPELDVSLRGAVSIARRLQDPLAELVKIEPKSIGVGQYQHDVNQGELAKSLDAVVEDCVNSVGVDLNTASAPLLARVSGLSAAVANSIVRWRDANGAFKNRQQLLDVSGLGAKTFEQSAGFLRISGGDNPLDRSGVHPETYPVVEKILAKVSKPLTEVMGRSDVIRALKPEAFADEKFGAITVKDILAELEKPGRDPRPDFKVARFNDGVEDIKDLQPGMTLEGTVSNVAQFGAFVDLGVHQDGLVHVSQLSNKFVNDAREVVKTGDIVKVKVLEVDLARKRISLTMKLDSAPAPRGERGDNSYRPPARGERMGGPRAPVQAPSAMAAAFAKLQTKR
- a CDS encoding serine aminopeptidase domain-containing protein; this translates as MQLASNPVLRHFAHIAKASVLAAAVLCAGVANAQYQKGPDPTVATLERDGSFAIRTTTVSRLSASGFGGGTIYYPTATGSYGVIAVSPGFTAYQSSISWIGSRLASHGFVVITIDTNSTSDQPDSRARQLKAALDKVVSNASSRTNVLYGKVDSSRMAVAGHSMGGGGSLAAVRDYPQLKAAVPLAPWHSTKNFSTVRAPTLIIGADGDSVASVSTHSIPFYNSIPSSTPKGYLVSTTKTTSSRRTAASTAWSAST
- a CDS encoding lipase secretion chaperone, with product MLNRFTGTVQARNEVLTGERALPRPPARGAGALVEVDVLGSRMDVSRLFQLGFGGGLTVDSDTRATLDTLMLQMSDPPTPQETEKLEYTLRQGLPKEEAEKALKLLQGYRSYQSDLRTEGAQLGIPETQQSVDAYFAEVSRIQRRHFDDATASALFGHDMRNARAVMMAAVIDQNPNLSLAEKKAHIDALRAELPADQRGIVPEPTAGAASEAN
- a CDS encoding TIGR03862 family flavoprotein; the encoded protein is MNAPSRTPHIAIVGGGPAGLMAAEVAVQGGAQVDVYDGMPSVGRKFLLAGKGGLNLTHSETLERFLDRYGPQRSRLDGWLRAFGPEQLRAWTQGLGVDTFVGSSGRVFPTDMKAAPLLRAWLQRLRSAGVRFHMRHRCRGLSAVGDRWMLQFDTPEGTRAVEGDAVVLGLGGASWARLGSDGAWAGWLLSPDELAPLRPANCGFDVGWSAHLQERHAGQPLKSVRLSFQPSAGPAFSQVGECVVTQTGLEGSLVYAASALLRDEIEAHGQAVMHLDLLPARSLDWVRDELAHPRGPRSLSTHLKSRLGLHGVKAALLYELLSKDEMADAGRLAHAIKSLPVRLVAARPVNEAISTAGGVRFEALDDRLMLASHPGVFCAGEMLDWEAPTGGYLLTACMATGRAVGAGALEWLARGASPDGTRALA
- a CDS encoding dienelactone hydrolase family protein, producing MQLALTPTLRHLAQFAKASVLAATVLLGGIANAQYQKGPDPTTSALERTGPFTVRTQTVSRTAASGFGGGTIHYPTASGTYGAIAVSPGFTAYESSISWIGTRLASHGFVVITIDTITTSDQPDSRGRQLKAALDYVVAQSRRSTSGVYNKVDSSRLGVAGHSMGGGGTLAAARDNPSYKAAVPLAPWHTTKSWRTVRVPTLIIGAENDAIAGVGSHSIPFYTSLPSTTSKAYAELQRRGPLLPAAVVELPHRGPLHDLVVQALHGQRHALQPVPLRCSTPGGPRLLRPVLGLPRELPVLT